The genomic interval GGCCACTTCTCGGCCAAGGAGCACCGGGGGGTCGAGATACCGGGCATCTACTGGCACTTCGTCGACGTGATGTGGATCGTCGTCTACGCGACGATCTACCTGCTCTGAGCCGCCCGGGATGCGCAATCCGCTGCGCTCAGAGGAGGCCGCGTTCGCCATGCTGGTCCGGGTGGTCGCCGTGATCGCCGTGCTGGTCGCAGTGGTCCTGATCGTTCGCGCCGTGCTCTAGGTGGGGCATGGAGGCTCTGGCCGTGATCGTGATCCTCGCCGTCGCAGCGATCGCGATCACGGTCGCCCTGCGCAGCCGGGGCGGCGGCGATCGTTCCCTGCCCGCGCCCTCGGCCGCCGACGAGCAGCGCGCGCTGCACGGCGACGTGCGCCGGCTCGGAGCGGGCGACGTGGTGACCTACGAGGGCACCGACTTCGTCGTCGACCGGACGCTGCGCTTCCAGGAGGAGGGCTTCTCGTGGGACGAGCACCTGCTCGAGGACGAGGTCGGCGGGCGGCGGCTGTGGCTGTCCGTGGAGGACGACGAAGGACTGCAGGTAACGGTCTACGAGAGGCTTGCCGGCGCCGCCCTCGAGCCGGGCCCCGCGCAGCTCGAGCACCGCGGCACGACCTTCCGCCGCGACCAGCACGGCCGCGCCGCCTACCGCACCGAGGAGCGCGCGGGCCCGGGCGGCAAGGGGGCCATGGAATACGTCGAGTACGTGGCGGGCGACCGGCGGCTGGCCTTCGAGCGCTACGGCACCGGGGGATGGGAGGTCTCAGCGGGCACCGTGATCCCCGAGCACGCCCTCGACCTCTACCCGGCGAGCTGACCAGGCCTAGCGCTGTCCGAGCGCCTGGATCAGCCGCCCTCGCCGCCTCCACCGCCGGCCTCGAGCAGGTACTCGATCAGCCGATCGAGCTCCTCCTCGCTGAGCGACTCGCCGTAGTCGGAGGGCATGACGCCGCTCTGGAAGCCCTCCGCGAGCTCCTCGTCGGGGGCCACTATGTCGGTGCGCAGCTCCTCCTCGCCCGCGCCCTGAAGGTAGGAGTCCAACTCGGGCCCGATGGTCGCCGAGGTGCCGGCCGCTTCCAGGGCGTGACATTGGCCGCAGGGCTGCGCGCCGCTCTCGCCACCCTCCAGGAACACGAACTCGCCCGTGCCGGGCTCGGCGTCGCTGCGCCCGGCCTCGGCCAGCAGCCCCTGGTCCTCGCCCGGGTTGGCCACCGCGAAGGCCACGTACGCGGCGACGTTGCGCGCCTTCTGGCCCGTGAAGATGTCGGGGGGCATATAGGCAGGACTGTCCTCGGGGACCTTGGCCGGGTCGTCGATCTGCTCGCGCACCAGGCCCTCGATCCCCTCGCGGTTGAAGCCGTCGATCAGCGCGCGCTGGAAGGCCGCGTCGAGGTTGGGCCCGACCTGGCTCTGGGAGCCGGCGCGTTCCAGCGTGTGACAGG from Actinomycetota bacterium carries:
- a CDS encoding cytochrome c; amino-acid sequence: MAAGLLAATLAAGACGSEETDLVAGKEAFLEGCASCHTLERAGSQSQVGPNLDAAFQRALIDGFNREGIEGLVREQIDDPAKVPEDSPAYMPPDIFTGQKARNVAAYVAFAVANPGEDQGLLAEAGRSDAEPGTGEFVFLEGGESGAQPCGQCHALEAAGTSATIGPELDSYLQGAGEEELRTDIVAPDEELAEGFQSGVMPSDYGESLSEEELDRLIEYLLEAGGGGGEGG
- a CDS encoding cytochrome c oxidase subunit 3 codes for the protein GHFSAKEHRGVEIPGIYWHFVDVMWIVVYATIYLL
- a CDS encoding DUF4178 domain-containing protein, coding for MEALAVIVILAVAAIAITVALRSRGGGDRSLPAPSAADEQRALHGDVRRLGAGDVVTYEGTDFVVDRTLRFQEEGFSWDEHLLEDEVGGRRLWLSVEDDEGLQVTVYERLAGAALEPGPAQLEHRGTTFRRDQHGRAAYRTEERAGPGGKGAMEYVEYVAGDRRLAFERYGTGGWEVSAGTVIPEHALDLYPAS